One window of Robiginitalea biformata HTCC2501 genomic DNA carries:
- a CDS encoding quinone-dependent dihydroorotate dehydrogenase, whose translation MYKLLLRPLLFLFDPEAVHHFSFFAIRTLHRLGLGGLLRSMYRLDDPRLEREVFGLKFPNPVGLAAGFDKDARLFDELADFGFGFVEIGTLTPKAQAGNPKKRLFRLRADKAIINRMGFNNRGVFEAAERLAGTRRVLIGGNIGKNKATPNREAVKDYMICFETLFPHVDYFVVNVSSPNTPGLRELQEKKPLTELLRIMKRENTKCALVNATREKPILLKIAPDLTDAQLRDIIEIVGETGIDGVIATNTTIARDDLKSDMYLQEEQGGLSGRPLRKRSTEVIRFLVEEGKGAFPVIGVGGIHSAGDALEKLDAGASLVQLWTGFVYEGPGLVKKINQKLLEQA comes from the coding sequence ATGTACAAGCTTCTGCTTCGGCCCCTGTTGTTTCTATTCGATCCTGAAGCAGTCCACCATTTTTCCTTTTTCGCTATACGGACCCTGCACCGGCTGGGCCTGGGCGGTTTGCTCAGAAGCATGTACCGGTTGGACGACCCGCGTCTGGAACGGGAGGTTTTCGGTTTGAAATTCCCCAACCCTGTGGGGCTTGCCGCAGGGTTTGACAAGGATGCCCGATTGTTCGACGAACTGGCGGATTTCGGTTTCGGGTTTGTGGAGATTGGAACCCTTACCCCCAAAGCCCAGGCGGGAAACCCGAAAAAGCGGCTATTCCGCCTGCGGGCGGACAAGGCCATCATCAACCGGATGGGGTTCAACAACCGGGGCGTCTTCGAGGCCGCCGAGCGCCTGGCCGGGACCCGTCGGGTCCTGATCGGCGGGAATATCGGCAAGAACAAGGCGACTCCCAACCGGGAAGCGGTCAAGGACTACATGATCTGTTTCGAAACCCTGTTCCCCCATGTAGACTACTTTGTGGTCAATGTAAGCTCCCCGAATACCCCGGGGCTCAGGGAGCTGCAGGAGAAGAAGCCGCTCACCGAGCTGCTTCGGATCATGAAACGGGAAAACACAAAATGCGCCCTGGTAAATGCCACGCGGGAAAAGCCCATCCTGCTGAAAATCGCCCCGGACCTGACGGATGCGCAGTTGCGGGACATTATCGAAATTGTCGGGGAAACGGGTATCGACGGGGTGATTGCCACGAATACCACGATCGCCCGGGACGACCTGAAATCCGACATGTACCTGCAGGAAGAGCAGGGGGGACTCAGTGGCCGCCCGTTGCGCAAACGTTCCACCGAGGTAATCCGCTTCCTGGTTGAGGAGGGAAAAGGCGCGTTCCCGGTTATCGGCGTGGGCGGAATCCATTCGGCCGGGGATGCCCTGGAGAAACTCGACGCCGGCGCCAGCCTGGTACAGCTCTGGACCGGGTTCGTTTACGAGGGGCC